In Ignavibacteria bacterium, the sequence ATTTATTTTTGAACGATGTAATGGTTTCTGATGAATTTGGCAATATACTTGGAACAATTGATATCAAAGATATCACAAATGTTACTTCATATTTTGTACAGGAATAAAGCCCCAGATTACTTCAGGGCATTATCTTTAAAACGCTGTGCGGTTTCCCTGGAATTTTCTACATCGCGCATGTTCAATACCATATCATAATATTTAATTGCTTCAGATTTGTTACCTTTTTGCTCATAGATAATACCCGTGCCAAGTACTGAAAATACATAATAAGGAGATTCTTCTCCGGGCTTATCGGTTATTTTGCAGATCTCAATTGCAGATTCATATTTTTTTAATGCTTCATCAATATTGCCGGTTCGGCTTAAACATACACCCAGATAATAATTAACTTCCCTGCGGATATAATTGTTATTGTACCAGGCTTTGCCGCTATCAGCTTTTGCAAGCATGCTGTTGTAAACTGTAAGGCCTGCATTAAAATTGCTTAAACCAACGTAACACTTACCAAGAAATCTTTCAAACACGGGATTATCCGGGTAAAGTGTAACCAGCTTCTGCGCGTATTTCTGCGCTTCAATATAGTTCTTTTCATATGATAAGTGTATATACGCAAGTGTTACATTTGCTTCTGTCTTTGAAAATCTTCCGTTTTCAGCGCAGTCGCGCAGCTGGCTTAAGCCAAGCTCTTTATTCCCTTTCGGGAAAAAGAATAGTACAGCTTTCAGGAAAGGATACCGCTCAACTACGTAATCAACTGCGTAGTTGTATATACCAAGTCCAAGTACTGCATCTTTATTTGAAGGGTTTAGCTCATATGCTTTTTGTATCAGGTTCAGCCCTTGTTTTCCGTCATCAATGGCTTTCAGCCAGTTATCACGCATTACATTCATAAATCCGCGGTAACCTATAACTCCGCCAAGCAGAAAGGTAGCCCAGTCATTATTTTCGTTTTCATCAAGGCGTTCTTCACATACTTTAATACAGGCATCTACTTTTGAAAGATAATTGTCATCATTTGAGCGGTCATCTTTGTTTATATATATTTTCCACCATTCTGACATTGCCAGGAAAAAATGACCTGTTGGATCCTTCGGATCCGAGTTTACAAACCCCTGGAAAATTGTATTGGCTGAATCAAATTCAAGCCTGTAAACATGATCAATTCCTTTGGTTATCTGTTCATCCCTTGTTTGCGAAGAAAGCTGTGATATGAAAAGGCTTAATAATATCAGTAATTTAAAATAAATTTTCATATTAAATATAACATAAATTAATGACCGATAATTTCAATAAAAAACCCCGAAACCTTAAAAAAGCATCGGGGTAATTAAATTAATTTATAAACCTAAAATCCAATGCCATAATATTTAAAACCATTCTGGCGGATAAATTTGGGATCGTAAATATTTCTGCCGTCAAAAATTACCCGCTGTTTCATCAGCTTTTTCATGCGGGTTATATCTATACGGCGGAATTCAGTCCATTCGGTTACAAGAATCAATCCCTCCGAATTCTTAAGAGCGGAGTAGTTATCTTTAAAGATTTTTACCTGTTTGAATTTTTTACCGTAAAGAAGCCTGAAGTTCTCATTTGCCACAGGATCGAAAGCGTGGACCTTTGCCCCTGCTTCAAGCAGTTTTTCTATGATAGTTAGTGCAGGAGCTTCGCGCAGGTCATCTGTGCGGGGTTTGTATGATAGTCCCCAAACAGTGAATGTTTTACCTTTGATATCATTTTTGAAATGTTTCAAAAGCTTGTTAACAAGCACCACCTTCTGTGTATTATTGATATCATCTACCGCTTTGAGCAGCCTGAAATCATAGCCATGCTCCCTGGAAGTATTGAGCAGTCCTTTCACATCCTTGGGGAAGCAGCTGCCGCCGTAACCTACACCGGGGAATAAAAAGCTGGAGCCAATACGTGGATCAGAACCGATGCCTCTGCGGATATTATTTATATCAGCTTTTACAATACCGCTTAAGTTAGCAAGTTCATTCATAAATGAAATGCGCAATGCAAGCATTGAATTAGCGGCGTATTTGGTAAGCTCACTTGAGCGTTCATCCATAAGTATGAATCTTTCAGAAACACGCATAAAGCTGCCGTATAGCTCCTGCATTACAGCCGCTGCCTTTTTACTTTTAGTACCAACTACAACTCTATCAGGTGACATAAAATCAGGTACAGCAGCTCCTTCTTTAAGGAACTCAGGATTGGATACAATATCAACTTTACGTTTTGTCCTGGAAGCGATAAGCTTTTTAAGCTTATCGCAAGTGCCTACAGGCACTGTGCTTTTGCTTACAATTACTTTATACCCGTTT encodes:
- a CDS encoding tetratricopeptide repeat protein, yielding MKIYFKLLILLSLFISQLSSQTRDEQITKGIDHVYRLEFDSANTIFQGFVNSDPKDPTGHFFLAMSEWWKIYINKDDRSNDDNYLSKVDACIKVCEERLDENENNDWATFLLGGVIGYRGFMNVMRDNWLKAIDDGKQGLNLIQKAYELNPSNKDAVLGLGIYNYAVDYVVERYPFLKAVLFFFPKGNKELGLSQLRDCAENGRFSKTEANVTLAYIHLSYEKNYIEAQKYAQKLVTLYPDNPVFERFLGKCYVGLSNFNAGLTVYNSMLAKADSGKAWYNNNYIRREVNYYLGVCLSRTGNIDEALKKYESAIEICKITDKPGEESPYYVFSVLGTGIIYEQKGNKSEAIKYYDMVLNMRDVENSRETAQRFKDNALK
- a CDS encoding UDP-glucose/GDP-mannose dehydrogenase family protein; its protein translation is MKIGIIGTGYVGLVSGVCFAENGNSVICMDVDKKKIERLKKGDPVIYEPGLEELLEKNLAEGRVEFTTSLKDVVQKNDVIFLCLPTPPLEDGSVDLRRVLEVAGNMAKYINGYKVIVSKSTVPVGTCDKLKKLIASRTKRKVDIVSNPEFLKEGAAVPDFMSPDRVVVGTKSKKAAAVMQELYGSFMRVSERFILMDERSSELTKYAANSMLALRISFMNELANLSGIVKADINNIRRGIGSDPRIGSSFLFPGVGYGGSCFPKDVKGLLNTSREHGYDFRLLKAVDDINNTQKVVLVNKLLKHFKNDIKGKTFTVWGLSYKPRTDDLREAPALTIIEKLLEAGAKVHAFDPVANENFRLLYGKKFKQVKIFKDNYSALKNSEGLILVTEWTEFRRIDITRMKKLMKQRVIFDGRNIYDPKFIRQNGFKYYGIGF